A single window of Amphiura filiformis chromosome 17, Afil_fr2py, whole genome shotgun sequence DNA harbors:
- the LOC140136848 gene encoding uncharacterized protein, whose translation MRYFMDSSRISDQRRGFGYVVDMRFANIDFVSMLKSTLSSLQAEMRDRVGVCVLYGVQPINKKTCKDASTMLNLRKSKKKQNKHLAPPLFQVVMAADEMDLYNFIDRSHLTPDLGGYLQYSHSAWLRFRRVVEPFFVNYESLETRLPIGYERMVTLSHQRTQGNSKDELLQFMHWLKEQYQEIRGDINLEPVSDMCDSLQARFTHSENDSVFGPVAQKPIFRETKSMVAHCHRELTAAEKRIEALWEGASGKVQQTIDLISFSEQVKQLHDWFTQKGIKELKRRLEIADSVSRAEMLRNHFDTGLHSKGKAKLAQADGLIQHAETMILERNNTNIVDIVNSTKLLKQQAAEFRTGLNKRRNLLQKVYDFFFVYEKAAKWVTKVLKFLPDNLIDLFSDLQGRKHKDHVNGKQYQWREDVKRFLRQYPPPSREELAKARKAAEVIPENKAKKQGRVLVHRCLVLLRILSLKEMASMRDVVEAVKWQDSLLSDNTDGSIAGDKTHKQAATPSDSSWTSHEGGDASRSKSTSSKGKTKLNSASERGRKQDGGASGDRAQKKFDTGKPGRIPEKFASGGYDEPDRDQNRPARELYAQSSSPGGTQQQGFMQRPVYLPGGSGQEVHTVPSPATLSSHARLNAGVPQQDLHNQSFGIYGESDGDGYGYNGPSSYALGDVPQGLPAHQLPGNRFPNRQHYSLFPHQKIPEKPSSSSPNSDYLSPPGVFSREPSPIRSPDISSTQQSPPLRPYKSMADVRQEEPSLSRNNPPHFESHIRHRTLGPSSRHGAWITTLPVLHHGKSEPELNHSQHDPTSSPYNDILHNLSSLRLQNGGDYESTSNPGHDHEFSSQQWHPSEPNPQAEYYQRLFGTDGSDLGHLASNNFHDRSPYDIFERVSQQQQKQKQRRRPNRYMMPPPKIQPRPPTTKSYVDERTPPELLDHAGALPSLTPLDVLEYELAADQDYLAEEIADEKYRMEKEHQAMIESLFHQADAADERQENHRRLYDLGDVHRSKSSTAYQEFEMTDKSSIPTKKTTHSSRNYLASPPGTPPLPEILSSPPSEKVDDNWNFLAPETHEPSPNLPLTMRELTNLDDNRVQERHSLAPLTDRLKDYFEDREPSQPLEYEKLLEDAQRNREESEETLRREMDRYNDVIMHREELVQQDIQDRLYKLEEKLQEEATILKQEQELDYLMQIERRRDHGSHKHDVSPYDLRRDINLHLSDEGVIFDGGSVDEGYEHASTITTERESVESGLGMRRSRSGGSQNMFVPKEKTTLEKNSATSNNQKQSIQLNGHANQLGGESTS comes from the exons ATGCGCTATTTTATGGACAGCTCAAG aatATCGGATCAAAGGAGAGGGTTTGGTTATGTGGTGGATATGAGATTTGCAAACATTGACTTTGTATCAATGCTGAAGTCTACTCTCAGTAGCTTACAA gctGAAATGAGAGACAGGGTTGGAGTCTGTGTCCTATATGGTGTGCAACCAATCAACAAGAAGACATGTAAAGATGCATCGACTATGCTGAATCTCAGGAAAAGTAAAAAGAAACAGAACAAACACCTTGCTCCTCCCCTTTTCCAG GTTGTGATGGCTGCTGATGAGATGGATTTATATAACTTCATCGATAGAAGTCATCTTACTCCAGATCTGGGTGGCTACCTACAGTATTCACATAGTGCATGGCTCAGATTTAGAAGG gTAGTAGAACCATTCTTTGTCAACTATGAGTCTCTAGAGACACGTCTTCCCATCGGATACGAGAGGATGGTTACACTGTCACACCAACGTACACAGGGCAACTCTAAGGATGAGTTACTACAGTTTATGCATTGGTTGAAGGAACAATACCAAGAAATCAGAGG AGACATCAATTTAGAACCAGTCTCGGATATGTGCGACAGTCTTCAAGCCAGGTTTACCCATTCAGAAAATGACTCTGTGTTTGGACCCGTAGCACAGAAACCTATTTTCAGGGAGACCAAGTCGATGGTTGCCCATTGTCATCGAGAACTCACTGCAGCAGAGAAGAGGATAGAAGCGTTATGGGAGGGCGCTTCTGGCAAGGTCCAACAGACGATTGACTTGATTTCATTCAGTGAACAAGTAAAGCAG CTTCATGATTGGTTCACCCAGAAAGGGATTAAAGAACTGAAGAGGAGGCTTGAAATAGCTGACTCAGTGAGCAGAGCTGAGATGTTGCGTAATCACTTTGACACAGGGTTGCACTCTAAAGGCAAG GCTAAACTAGCTCAGGCAGATGGCTTGATACAGCATGCTGAGACCATGATACTAGAACGGAATAACACCAACATTGTGGACATTGTGAATTCTACAAAACTACTGAAACAACAGGCTGCTGAGTTTAGGACAGGGCTGAATAAGAGAAGAAATCTGCTGCAGAAAGTCTATGATTTCTTTTTTGTGTATGAGAAA GCTGCTAAGTGGGTCACAAAAGTCCTGAAATTCCTCCCAGATAACCTAATTGACCTCTTCAGTGACCTCCAAGGAAGGAAGCACAAAGATCACGTCAATGGTAAACAGTACCAGTGGCGTGAAGATGTGAAGCGTTTTCTGCGACAATATCCGCCACCTAGTAGGGAGGAATTGGCCAAAGCAAGAAAGGCAGCTGAGGTGATACCAGAAAATAAGGCCAAGAAACAAGGGCGTGTGTTAGTCCACAG GTGTCTTGTGTTGCTACGCATTCTAAGCCTGAAGGAAATGGCCAGTATGCGAGATGTGGTGGAAGCAGTCAAATGGCAAGACTCACTTCTGTCGGACAACACAGATGGCTCCATTGCAGGAGACAAGACACACAAACAAGCTGCAACGCCTTCAGATAGTTCATGGACAAGCCATGAAGGTGGTGATGCCAGCAGATCAAAGTCAACATCTAGCAAAGGCAAGACAAAGCTTAACAGCGCATCAGAGAGAGGTAGAAAACAAGACGGAGGTGCTTCAGGGGATAGAGCTCAGAAGAAATTTGACACTGGTAAACCCGGTAGAATACCTGAAAAGTTTGCATCAGGTGGTTACGATGAACCTGATCGTGATCAAAACAGACCTGCTCGGGAGCTATATGCACAAAGCTCTAGTCCTGGTGGAACGCAACAACAAGGTTTCATGCAGAGACCGGTGTATCTCCCAGGGGGGAGCGGACAAGAGGTTCACACGGTACCTTCACCTGCAACACTGTCGAGCCATGCTAGGCTTAATGCTGGTGTACCGCAGCAGGACTTGCATAATCAGTCCTTTGGTATCTACGGGGAATCAGATGGTGATGGTTATGGGTACAATGGGCCTAGCTCGTATGCCCTCGGCGATGTTCCACAAGGGTTGCCAGCTCATCAGCTACCTGGCAACAGGTTTCCTAATAGGCAGCATTATTCCCTTTTCCCACATCAGAAAATCCCAGAGAAACCTTCATCATCATCTCCTAATAGTGATTATCTATCTCCTCCTGGTGTTTTCAGTAGAGAACCATCCCCGATTCGATCTCCTGATATATCCAGTACGCAACAGTCCCCACCACTGAGACCATACAAAAGTATGGCTGATGTAAGACAAGAAGAGCCTAGTTTATCAAGAAATAACCCACCACATTTTGAAAGCCATATTAGACACAGAACTCTTGGTCCATCGTCAAGACACGGTGCATGGATAACAACTTTACCTGTGCTCCATCATGGTAAATCAGAGCCAGAGTTGAACCACTCACAACATGATCCCACTTCTTCGCCCTACAACGACATACTTCATAACTTATCATCGTTAAGATTGCAAAATGGTGGTGATTATGAGAGCACGAGTAACCCTGGACATGATCACGAGTTTTCCAGTCAGCAATGGCACCCAAGTGAGCCCAATCCACAAGCAGAGTACTACCAAAGGTTATTTGGAACGGATGGCTCTGATCTTGGCCACCTGGCATCAAACAATTTCCATGACAGAAGTCCTTATGACATCTTCGAAAGAGTATCACAACAACAGCAAAAACAGAAACAAAGAAGACGACCAAATAGATACATGATGCCCCCACCTAAAATACAACCTAGACCTCCAACAACAAAATCATATGTTGATGAAAGAACACCCCCAGAGTTGTTGGATCATGCAGGAGCGCTCCCATCGCTTACTCCTCTTGACGTCTTGGAATACGAATTAGCAGCCGACCAAGATTACTTAGCCGAAGAAATCGCCGATGAAAAATATCGCATGGAGAAAGAACACCAGGCCATGATTGAGAGTCTCTTTCATCAAGCCGATGCTGCAGATGAACGTCAGGAAAATCACAGGAGACTTTACGACCTTGGGGACGTACACAGGTCAAAAAGTTCCACAGCATATCAAGAGTTTGAGATGACTGATAAAAGTTCCATTCCCACCAAAAAGACAACACATTCATCAAGGAACTACTTGGCATCGCCACCAGGTACGCCTCCTCTTCCGGAGATACTCTCATCTCCACCATCAGAAAAAGTAGATGATAACTGGAACTTCTTAGCTCCTGAAACACACGAACCATCGCCTAATTTGCCCTTGACTATGAGAGAGCTCACCAACTTGGATGATAACCGTGTTCAAGAAAGGCACAGTCTTGCCCCATTGACTGATAGATTAAAGGATTATTTTGAAGACAGGGAACCAAGCCAACCTTTGGAGTATGAGAAGCTGTTAGAGGATGCCCAGAGAAACAG GGAGGAATCGGAGGAGACACTAAGACGTGAGATGGATCGCTATAATGATGTCATCATGCACAGAGAAGAGTTGGTACAACAAGACATACAGGATAGACTGTATAAACTTGAAGAAAAACTACAG